The proteins below are encoded in one region of Halalkalicoccus jeotgali B3:
- a CDS encoding YihY/virulence factor BrkB family protein, whose protein sequence is MSPSLGEATSFGRAVAREVSEENVTFMAGSIAYQAFVSLIPLLALLFLAVAVVGDQSLANEITGYTQSYLPPSAQTLLDGYIAGEAGSSAGGAGVIGAVTLLWGTLKIFRGLDTAFSEIYDTVADNSFLDQLVDGLVVLLTIGGAVLGAVVATTAFAALPEVSFIGLLNPLVLVVGLTVVFYPMYFRFPDVDLSFREVLPGVVVAAVGWALLQALFQVYIGYAGGGSTSGSDVIGAILLLLTWLYFSGLVLLLGAVVNAVIAGRTSGSGGATPEGSEAIHGKARALRRERERLDRRHAEITRERSETNVGARADRSGREDAEAVRRQNRLLLDRLRWYEKPVWKRGLLRALGYRPR, encoded by the coding sequence ATGAGTCCGAGTCTGGGTGAGGCGACGTCGTTCGGGCGGGCGGTCGCGCGGGAGGTCAGCGAGGAGAACGTCACGTTCATGGCCGGCAGCATCGCCTATCAGGCGTTCGTCTCGCTGATACCGCTGCTCGCGTTGCTCTTTTTGGCCGTCGCTGTCGTCGGCGATCAGTCGCTGGCCAACGAGATCACCGGCTACACCCAGTCGTACCTCCCGCCGAGCGCACAGACCCTCCTCGACGGCTACATCGCGGGCGAGGCCGGTAGCTCCGCCGGCGGTGCGGGCGTCATCGGGGCCGTCACCCTGCTCTGGGGGACGCTCAAGATCTTCCGCGGGCTCGATACGGCCTTCTCGGAGATCTACGACACCGTCGCGGACAACTCGTTTCTCGATCAGCTCGTCGACGGGCTCGTCGTCCTCCTGACCATCGGCGGGGCGGTCCTCGGCGCGGTCGTCGCGACGACGGCCTTCGCGGCCCTCCCGGAGGTCTCCTTCATCGGACTGCTCAACCCGCTGGTATTGGTGGTCGGGCTGACGGTCGTCTTCTACCCGATGTACTTCCGGTTCCCGGATGTCGATCTCTCGTTTCGAGAGGTCCTTCCCGGTGTCGTCGTTGCGGCGGTCGGCTGGGCGCTGTTGCAGGCGCTGTTTCAGGTCTACATCGGGTACGCCGGCGGCGGATCGACGAGCGGGTCGGACGTCATCGGCGCGATCCTCCTGTTGTTGACGTGGCTGTACTTCAGCGGGCTCGTCCTCCTGCTCGGTGCGGTCGTCAACGCGGTCATCGCCGGCCGGACCTCCGGGTCCGGCGGTGCGACGCCCGAGGGATCCGAGGCGATTCACGGGAAGGCACGGGCGCTCCGGCGCGAACGGGAGCGCCTCGACCGACGACACGCCGAGATCACCCGCGAGCGCTCCGAGACGAACGTCGGCGCTCGGGCCGACCGGAGCGGACGGGAGGACGCCGAGGCGGTGCGCCGGCAAAACCGGTTGCTGCTCGACCGGCTCCGGTGGTACGAAAAGCCGGTCTGGAAGCGGGGCCTCCTGCGGGCGCTCGGCTACCGGCCGCGGTAG
- the tuf gene encoding translation elongation factor EF-1 subunit alpha has protein sequence MSDKPHQNLAIIGHVDHGKSTLVGRLLYETGSVPEHVIEQHREEAEEKGKGGFEFAYVMDNLAEERERGVTIDIAHQEFDTDEYYFTIVDCPGHRDFVKNMITGASQADNAVLVVAADDGVAPQTQEHVFLARTLGINELIVGVNKMDLVDYSEGDYKEVVEEVKQLLNQVRFDTDDAEFIPISAFEGDNIAERSDNTDWYDGKILLEALNNLEAPQPPTDAPLRLPIQDVYTISGIGTVPVGRVETGILETGMNVSFQPSDVGGEVKTVEMHHEEVPKAEPGDNVGFNVRGIGKDDIRRGDVCGPAEDPPSVADTFKAQIVVMQHPSVITAGYTPVFHAHTAQVACTIEAIDQKIDPASGEVEEENPDFIQSGDAAVVTVRPQKPLSIEPSSEIPELGSFAVRDMGQTIAAGRVLEVNEK, from the coding sequence ATGAGCGACAAACCACACCAGAACCTGGCCATCATCGGCCACGTCGACCACGGGAAGAGCACGCTCGTCGGGCGACTGCTGTACGAGACCGGCAGCGTCCCGGAGCACGTCATCGAACAGCACCGCGAGGAGGCCGAGGAGAAGGGCAAGGGCGGCTTCGAGTTCGCCTACGTCATGGACAACCTCGCCGAGGAGCGCGAACGCGGTGTCACCATCGACATCGCCCACCAGGAGTTCGACACCGACGAGTACTACTTCACCATCGTCGACTGTCCGGGCCACCGTGACTTCGTCAAGAACATGATCACGGGCGCGTCCCAGGCTGACAACGCCGTGCTCGTCGTCGCCGCTGATGACGGCGTCGCACCCCAGACCCAGGAGCACGTCTTCCTGGCCCGCACGCTCGGTATCAACGAGCTGATCGTCGGCGTCAACAAGATGGACCTCGTCGACTACTCCGAGGGCGACTACAAGGAGGTCGTCGAGGAGGTCAAACAGCTCCTCAACCAGGTCCGCTTCGACACGGACGACGCCGAGTTCATCCCGATCTCGGCGTTCGAGGGCGACAACATCGCCGAGCGCTCGGACAACACCGACTGGTACGACGGCAAGATCCTGCTCGAGGCGCTCAACAACCTCGAAGCACCGCAGCCCCCGACGGACGCGCCGCTGCGACTGCCCATTCAGGACGTCTACACCATCTCGGGCATCGGGACCGTCCCCGTCGGCCGCGTCGAGACCGGGATCCTCGAGACGGGCATGAACGTCTCGTTCCAGCCCAGCGACGTCGGCGGCGAGGTCAAGACCGTCGAGATGCACCACGAGGAAGTCCCCAAGGCAGAACCCGGCGACAACGTCGGCTTTAACGTCCGTGGGATCGGCAAGGACGACATCCGCCGCGGCGACGTCTGTGGCCCCGCAGAGGACCCACCGTCGGTCGCCGACACGTTCAAGGCTCAGATCGTCGTCATGCAGCACCCCTCGGTGATCACCGCAGGGTACACGCCGGTCTTCCACGCCCACACCGCACAGGTCGCCTGTACGATCGAGGCGATCGACCAGAAGATCGACCCCGCAAGCGGCGAGGTCGAGGAGGAGAACCCCGACTTCATCCAGTCCGGGGATGCGGCGGTCGTCACCGTTCGACCGCAGAAACCGCTCAGCATCGAGCCGTCCTCGGAGATCCCCGAACTCGGGAGCTTCGCGGTGCGTGACATGGGCCAGACCATCGCGGCCGGTCGGGTCCTCGAGGTCAACGAGAAATAA
- a CDS encoding homoserine dehydrogenase: MRLAVVGAGAVGRSVLDLAGEYDHSVVAIADSQSAAVNPAGLDAETVLARKDEEGRVGSADPDEALDAEYDALVEVTPTTLGDAEPGFSHVVGALERDRHVVLANKGPVAERYGELRAAERESAGKIRFEATVGGAIPAISTIEDFGPGHITAARGVLNGTANFILTRMAAEGLDYEHVLAEAQDLGVAEADPSFDVQGTDAALKCVIMANVLSGNGEFTLADAEVEGIEGVPGSALELAAEDGQTVRLIGEATREGVRVGPRLIPENGTLAVSGTRNIVQIETTHAGRLNLSGRGAGGPETATAVLSDVGRLG; this comes from the coding sequence GTGAGACTCGCCGTCGTCGGGGCCGGCGCGGTCGGGCGCTCGGTGCTCGATCTAGCTGGGGAGTACGACCACTCGGTGGTGGCGATCGCGGATTCGCAAAGCGCCGCCGTCAATCCAGCGGGTCTGGACGCCGAGACGGTCCTTGCCCGAAAGGACGAGGAGGGGCGGGTCGGTTCGGCCGATCCCGACGAGGCGCTCGACGCGGAGTACGACGCCCTGGTCGAGGTCACGCCCACGACGCTTGGCGACGCCGAACCCGGCTTCTCGCACGTCGTCGGGGCGCTCGAACGGGATCGCCACGTCGTGCTCGCGAACAAGGGACCCGTCGCCGAGCGCTACGGCGAGCTTCGCGCCGCCGAGCGTGAAAGCGCCGGGAAGATCCGCTTCGAGGCCACAGTGGGAGGAGCGATCCCCGCGATCTCGACCATCGAGGACTTCGGGCCCGGACACATCACCGCGGCCCGCGGGGTGTTGAACGGCACCGCGAACTTCATCCTCACGCGGATGGCCGCCGAGGGCCTCGACTACGAGCACGTGCTGGCTGAGGCCCAGGACCTCGGCGTCGCCGAAGCGGACCCCTCCTTCGACGTCCAGGGGACCGACGCCGCGCTCAAGTGTGTGATCATGGCGAACGTCCTCTCGGGCAACGGCGAGTTCACGCTTGCCGACGCCGAGGTCGAGGGGATCGAGGGCGTTCCGGGGAGTGCGCTCGAACTCGCCGCCGAGGACGGCCAGACGGTGCGGCTGATCGGCGAGGCGACCCGCGAGGGGGTGCGCGTTGGGCCGCGCCTGATCCCAGAGAACGGCACCCTTGCGGTCTCGGGCACCCGAAACATCGTCCAGATCGAGACGACCCACGCGGGACGGTTGAACCTCAGCGGGCGCGGCGCGGGCGGACCCGAGACCGCGACGGCGGTGCTTTCGGACGTCGGCCGCCTCGGGTGA
- a CDS encoding amino acid-binding protein, which produces MSDARAHTVRLELTDEPGELLNALAPIADNGGNLLSIYHERGNLTPRGRIPVEVDLECAPERFSGIVEALRDAGINVIQAGEERYAEEVSVVLVGPLIETDLSDTLRWFEECATLSVLDFSLSAPEDDRPSARLRLAAQANGVADALARVRELAAEKGLLAIEPQLEREVEA; this is translated from the coding sequence GTGAGCGATGCCCGCGCACACACCGTCCGGCTCGAACTCACCGACGAGCCGGGCGAACTGCTGAACGCACTGGCTCCGATCGCCGACAACGGCGGCAACCTGCTGTCGATCTACCACGAGCGGGGCAACCTCACCCCGCGCGGACGGATCCCCGTCGAGGTCGACTTGGAGTGTGCCCCCGAACGCTTCTCGGGCATCGTCGAAGCCCTCAGGGACGCCGGCATCAACGTCATCCAGGCCGGCGAGGAGCGCTACGCCGAAGAGGTCTCGGTCGTGCTCGTCGGCCCGCTCATCGAGACGGACCTCTCGGACACCCTCAGATGGTTCGAGGAGTGTGCGACCCTCTCGGTGCTGGATTTCTCGCTGTCGGCCCCCGAGGACGACCGCCCGAGCGCGCGGCTCCGGCTGGCCGCCCAGGCGAACGGCGTCGCCGACGCCCTCGCACGCGTTCGTGAACTCGCCGCCGAGAAGGGCCTGCTCGCCATCGAGCCCCAGCTCGAGCGGGAGGTCGAAGCGTGA